A part of Bacteroidota bacterium genomic DNA contains:
- the tnpA gene encoding IS200/IS605 family transposase, translating into MPHSYNKIWIHAIWSTKERQPFIHSYAEVKIYDYLKQQFIESGCPVRIINGMPDHVHCLFLLNPQKSIAEVIKQVKGSSSHFISKNNLIPEKFSWQTGYASYSVSESVLERVYQYIKNQKPHHSKRTFEMEFDEFLKLHVIEKDGL; encoded by the coding sequence ATGCCGCATTCGTATAACAAAATCTGGATACACGCAATATGGTCCACCAAAGAACGACAGCCGTTCATTCATTCATACGCCGAGGTAAAAATTTATGATTATCTGAAACAACAATTCATTGAATCAGGGTGCCCGGTTCGTATTATTAATGGTATGCCGGACCACGTGCATTGTTTGTTTTTATTAAATCCGCAGAAATCAATAGCTGAGGTAATAAAACAGGTGAAAGGCAGCAGCTCACATTTCATCAGCAAAAACAATCTTATTCCTGAAAAATTTTCATGGCAAACCGGCTATGCTTCCTATTCAGTAAGCGAATCGGTTCTTGAGCGGGTTTATCAATATATTAAAAACCAAAAACCGCATCATTCCAAAAGAACATTTGAAATGGAGTTCGACGAATTCCTGAAATTGCACGTGATAGAGAAAGATGGATTGTAG